The Acidicapsa ligni genome has a window encoding:
- a CDS encoding FtsX-like permease family protein, with protein sequence MSANTVPRMGYTTTANRQSGLFLQVPVTLQIAFCIGTWILAGMIVSSFLALIHVPIGYDPSHLTVVRLGMTSNSLTVTIGGQHSSPEVAALEGFADQLRAIPGAKSASYATGVPFVEPAGTLEIQRIGGVSEAPRVISEIMASPNYLGSMGIRMLQGVRFSPHGIGEQEIILNQTLAKELWPGQNPTNQTVRLITPAFSGIHAHAENAIVVGVIEDLRLSGYAETPEPTIISSIRGMSFFDVYPMFVVNGSVSPETIKEVASKEATSLLPNYHVISVDSGRSQADASLGKEKQRTYFALAGGMIMAFVAYIGLYAALTYYVNTRRRELAVRICLGASPWTIRKIVLSRAAWCASAAVLMSLPLWPLLSHLSSSDYLGRLAWSTADALLMALTCVLLSVLVSLLPAMAAASVSPSEVLKEQ encoded by the coding sequence ATGAGCGCAAACACGGTGCCAAGGATGGGCTACACCACTACTGCCAACCGCCAGAGCGGGCTATTTCTTCAAGTTCCAGTCACGCTCCAAATCGCCTTCTGCATCGGCACGTGGATATTGGCAGGTATGATTGTTTCTTCGTTCTTAGCCCTGATACATGTGCCGATCGGGTACGATCCGAGCCACCTGACAGTAGTGCGACTTGGCATGACATCCAACTCTCTTACTGTCACGATAGGCGGCCAACATTCAAGCCCTGAAGTGGCTGCTCTTGAGGGTTTTGCAGACCAGCTCCGTGCCATTCCCGGCGCAAAGAGCGCCAGCTATGCAACGGGCGTCCCCTTTGTGGAGCCAGCAGGAACGCTTGAGATACAACGAATAGGCGGGGTGTCTGAGGCTCCGCGGGTGATCAGTGAGATCATGGCGAGCCCGAATTATCTTGGCTCCATGGGGATCCGGATGCTTCAGGGAGTCCGTTTTTCTCCGCATGGAATCGGGGAACAGGAGATCATTCTCAATCAAACTTTAGCCAAGGAACTTTGGCCCGGCCAGAATCCTACCAACCAAACTGTTCGGCTCATCACGCCTGCCTTTTCTGGAATACATGCCCATGCGGAAAATGCGATTGTCGTAGGTGTAATTGAAGACTTACGTCTTTCCGGATATGCTGAGACGCCCGAACCAACCATCATTTCATCGATCCGTGGAATGAGCTTCTTCGATGTATATCCAATGTTTGTTGTCAACGGATCGGTGTCGCCTGAGACCATAAAAGAAGTGGCGAGCAAAGAGGCAACTTCGTTATTACCCAACTATCATGTAATTTCCGTTGACAGTGGGAGAAGCCAGGCCGACGCTTCGCTCGGTAAGGAAAAACAGCGAACCTATTTTGCACTTGCGGGCGGTATGATCATGGCCTTCGTCGCTTATATCGGCCTTTATGCTGCGCTTACATATTATGTAAATACAAGGCGACGCGAATTGGCTGTCCGGATATGTCTCGGGGCTTCGCCCTGGACAATTCGTAAAATCGTCCTATCGCGGGCGGCGTGGTGTGCATCTGCGGCTGTCCTGATGTCACTGCCGCTTTGGCCTTTGTTATCTCATCTATCTTCGAGTGACTATCTTGGGCGATTGGCGTGGTCGACAGCCGATGCATTGCTGATGGCGTTAACCTGTGTTTTGCTGTCAGTGCTTGTCTCTCTGCTTCCGGCTATGGCTGCGGCTTCCGTTTCGCCCTCCGAGGTATTGAAGGAGCAATAA
- a CDS encoding ABC transporter permease, with translation MAAVSSEFFWVFTTSLVSGRDFTADEESQAGRHVVILSSSLAITLFQSPANALERIILLGGKPYEVIGVAPSYFHGMLGNTAEVWFRPTV, from the coding sequence GTGGCAGCCGTCTCAAGTGAGTTTTTCTGGGTATTCACAACCTCTTTAGTATCTGGGAGGGATTTTACTGCGGACGAGGAAAGTCAGGCCGGGAGACATGTCGTAATTTTAAGTTCATCTCTTGCTATAACTCTTTTTCAATCCCCAGCGAACGCCCTGGAAAGAATCATCCTTCTTGGTGGAAAGCCATACGAGGTAATTGGAGTTGCGCCCTCTTATTTTCATGGAATGTTAGGGAATACGGCCGAGGTGTGGTTCCGGCCAACTGTGTAA
- a CDS encoding DUF5666 domain-containing protein, with protein sequence MSFGTTLESLTLTSQSGKQVTVLASPVSDEFIHLNGHVEPLVTVSIPQDVYVSAAATYNNSTSYCTIQVPGDTFIYEFASDPDGTVGLPNPVTVTGAAMGLVLNLQIASLSGGCPTSLAQYESLHGVTSAFNLTPIAFAAQPTNTANVIAPGLQGLISSVDTGGTGFTVSALVDGEEALNPPTWHAVVNGNTSFQAIAGASQLTAGLPVDMDLAIQPDGSLLATRVEVISTETTTLTALTGVPTFVAAPFADIFGLTQEGPLPSDVGGPVNFGSANFQISSQLENLATLPFTASFNAANMVPGQNLTLTTQATAYGEGLNFLPIATMTLIPQTINGTVSAVSTSGSFTTYTVKLAPYDIFPQFATQPGQTNLLPKPNTVIVYTDSNTQMPNSDAITTGGVFRFYGLVFNDNGTLRMDCAQITSGVAE encoded by the coding sequence ATGTCCTTTGGCACTACGCTGGAATCCCTGACGCTCACAAGCCAGTCAGGCAAGCAGGTCACCGTGCTCGCATCGCCGGTGAGCGACGAGTTCATCCACTTAAATGGCCATGTTGAGCCACTGGTCACCGTCAGTATTCCGCAAGACGTGTATGTCTCGGCAGCCGCGACCTATAATAACTCCACCTCTTACTGCACCATTCAAGTTCCCGGAGATACTTTCATATATGAATTCGCATCTGACCCGGACGGCACAGTAGGCCTGCCGAATCCAGTTACTGTAACCGGGGCGGCTATGGGATTGGTCCTCAATCTGCAGATTGCATCCCTTTCGGGGGGATGCCCAACAAGCCTGGCCCAATACGAGTCCTTACACGGGGTTACATCGGCCTTCAACCTGACACCAATAGCTTTTGCAGCACAGCCAACAAACACCGCCAACGTTATCGCGCCTGGCCTTCAGGGACTAATCAGCTCCGTGGATACAGGCGGAACAGGGTTCACTGTGAGCGCGCTCGTGGATGGCGAGGAAGCATTGAATCCTCCAACCTGGCACGCGGTCGTAAACGGCAACACCAGCTTCCAGGCTATTGCGGGTGCTTCACAACTTACCGCAGGGCTGCCCGTGGATATGGATCTCGCTATTCAGCCAGACGGATCGCTGTTGGCAACCCGGGTTGAGGTCATCAGCACCGAGACCACAACCTTGACCGCTCTAACCGGCGTACCCACTTTTGTGGCGGCGCCGTTCGCGGACATTTTTGGGCTAACTCAAGAGGGTCCTCTCCCATCAGACGTAGGAGGCCCTGTCAATTTCGGCAGTGCGAACTTTCAAATTTCAAGTCAGCTTGAAAATCTCGCCACGCTTCCATTCACAGCCAGCTTCAATGCGGCCAACATGGTCCCCGGTCAGAATCTGACCCTGACCACTCAAGCTACCGCGTATGGGGAGGGTTTGAACTTTCTTCCGATAGCCACAATGACGCTGATACCTCAGACGATAAATGGCACAGTGAGTGCTGTTTCTACAAGCGGAAGCTTTACCACCTACACCGTGAAACTAGCGCCCTACGATATTTTCCCGCAATTTGCCACGCAACCCGGACAAACTAACCTGTTGCCAAAGCCCAATACCGTAATCGTCTACACCGACAGCAACACTCAAATGCCCAATAGCGACGCAATCACGACTGGCGGCGTATTTCGTTTCTACGGGTTGGTTTTCAACGACAATGGCACGCTGCGCATGGATTGTGCGCAGATTACCAGCGGCGTTGCGGAGTAA
- a CDS encoding histidine kinase N-terminal 7TM domain-containing diguanylate cyclase, producing the protein MDVVALVRFLLVGIALLLAFLAVITWSRRKDAPGAGTFSILIGCMAIYALGYSGEVAQTTVANARFWLDIEYLVLPWTPGFWLLAACQYTHRKVRIPLLFIIPSISFVDHYFNFYNSFYNAPFTIRQNGPFYVLEMGRGPVSMLDNAYLLVAFLAGAWIYLSGLRNASSLFRKQALVLLLSSLLPVAGYFFYLMGLSPWGLDITPITLGISSCLFYYGYFHCGLYNLAPVARALIFNSIRDAVLILDMHGRLLDFNPAASALLPMLDKRVVGSDTATLLRNYPELVQTLQGNEKSRELVMGTANLPVYCEVRTWPLTTDNRQVGRALIVSDVTAQVRLREELRSRAETDFLTGVANRRRFLQAIEVECIRFSRNHTPLSLLMIDLDHFKQVNDECGHPAGDVVLSTVAQRLLGCLRKTDLLARFGGEEFAVMLPETRIEGAMIIAERIRATVAQYPIKVDERHIFISVSVGVATHEGDWDADPKVLIKEADLALYRAKAAGRNRIEVL; encoded by the coding sequence ATGGATGTTGTAGCTCTGGTGCGATTCCTTCTGGTAGGGATCGCGCTGCTACTCGCATTTTTGGCGGTGATTACCTGGAGTCGACGCAAGGATGCGCCCGGCGCGGGTACCTTCAGCATTTTGATCGGTTGCATGGCGATCTATGCTTTGGGTTACTCGGGCGAAGTAGCGCAAACCACCGTCGCTAATGCCAGATTCTGGCTTGATATCGAGTATCTCGTTTTGCCCTGGACGCCGGGTTTCTGGCTGCTGGCCGCATGCCAGTACACGCATCGCAAAGTGCGCATCCCCCTGCTGTTTATCATTCCGTCGATCTCTTTTGTCGATCATTACTTCAACTTCTACAATTCCTTCTACAACGCTCCGTTCACCATACGGCAGAATGGCCCATTTTATGTTTTGGAGATGGGCCGCGGACCAGTCTCCATGCTGGACAATGCTTATCTTCTTGTAGCGTTTCTGGCCGGCGCATGGATCTATCTATCGGGCCTCCGCAATGCATCGTCGCTGTTTCGCAAGCAGGCACTCGTCCTGTTGCTAAGCTCACTGCTACCTGTTGCCGGATACTTCTTCTATCTGATGGGCCTTAGCCCGTGGGGGCTGGATATTACGCCCATCACGCTCGGCATCAGTAGCTGCCTTTTTTACTACGGCTACTTCCATTGCGGACTCTATAATCTTGCACCGGTTGCACGTGCATTGATCTTCAACAGTATTCGCGACGCCGTACTGATTCTCGATATGCATGGCCGTTTGCTGGACTTCAATCCAGCCGCATCGGCGCTTCTGCCGATGCTCGATAAACGCGTTGTCGGATCGGATACGGCAACGCTTCTCCGCAACTATCCCGAACTCGTGCAGACCCTGCAGGGGAACGAAAAATCCCGTGAGCTGGTCATGGGCACCGCGAATTTACCGGTGTACTGTGAAGTGCGTACCTGGCCTCTGACGACGGACAACAGGCAGGTTGGACGCGCGTTGATCGTCTCCGATGTAACCGCACAGGTTCGGCTTCGCGAAGAGCTGCGCAGCCGTGCGGAAACCGATTTTCTGACAGGAGTAGCCAACCGGCGGCGCTTTTTGCAGGCAATCGAGGTCGAGTGTATCCGGTTCAGCCGCAATCATACCCCGCTCTCTCTGCTCATGATCGACCTCGATCACTTCAAGCAGGTAAACGATGAATGCGGCCATCCCGCTGGCGATGTTGTGCTTTCCACCGTTGCACAGCGGCTCCTCGGCTGCCTTCGCAAAACCGATCTGCTCGCTCGCTTCGGGGGTGAGGAGTTCGCTGTAATGTTGCCCGAAACCCGCATCGAAGGCGCGATGATCATTGCAGAACGCATCCGTGCGACAGTTGCTCAATATCCGATTAAGGTGGATGAACGCCACATCTTCATCAGCGTGAGCGTCGGCGTAGCCACGCATGAAGGCGACTGGGATGCCGATCCCAAGGTGCTGATCAAAGAGGCCGACCTGGCGCTCTATCGCGCCAAGGCAGCAGGCCGTAATCGTATTGAAGTTCTATAA
- the ribB gene encoding 3,4-dihydroxy-2-butanone-4-phosphate synthase has product MPATEHIVTPDQTSVTAFVDVPTALAEIRAGRMVIVIDDEDRENEGDLTLAAEFVTPEAINFMAKFGRGLICLTLTEELADHLSLFPMTQQNSSRFGTAFTETIEAREGVTTGISAYDRAHTIRTAIAAGAVANDLARPGHVFPLRARKGGVLVRAGQTEASVDLARMAGLHPSGVICEIMKDDGTMARVPDLIEFCIEHNMKMLTVAELIRYRLQNERYITRAGESHIHTRFGDFRMIAYQSEVNGGESHVALVHGPLCEEVEADGKAKPVLVRVHTRCTAGDVFTADCQCREILDESMRMIAEAGCGAIVYLHNTSRGFEIDKTAETKETPARLLLHSDLRAIEKGGTQEDHHQRTVRAVGLGGQILSDLGIHRIRLLSNTPMHIPALEGFGLEIVEQVPIALTTATSTGS; this is encoded by the coding sequence GTGCCAGCAACCGAACATATCGTTACGCCAGATCAGACCAGTGTCACAGCTTTTGTCGATGTTCCCACCGCGCTAGCTGAAATTCGAGCTGGGCGCATGGTCATCGTCATCGATGACGAAGATCGTGAAAACGAAGGCGACCTCACCCTCGCCGCTGAATTCGTCACTCCTGAAGCGATCAACTTCATGGCCAAGTTTGGTCGTGGTCTCATCTGCCTGACTCTTACGGAGGAGCTTGCTGATCATCTGAGCCTGTTCCCCATGACCCAGCAGAACTCCTCGCGCTTCGGAACTGCTTTCACCGAGACGATTGAGGCACGCGAAGGCGTGACGACTGGCATCTCTGCGTATGATCGCGCTCACACCATCCGCACCGCTATTGCCGCTGGGGCTGTGGCTAACGATCTTGCTCGCCCAGGGCATGTTTTCCCGCTCCGCGCTCGCAAGGGCGGCGTACTCGTCCGCGCTGGTCAGACGGAGGCCAGTGTCGATCTCGCTCGCATGGCCGGTCTGCACCCCTCCGGCGTTATTTGCGAGATTATGAAGGACGACGGCACCATGGCGCGCGTCCCTGACCTGATTGAGTTCTGCATCGAGCACAACATGAAGATGCTCACGGTGGCCGAGCTCATTCGTTACCGTTTGCAGAACGAGCGTTACATTACCCGCGCTGGTGAAAGCCACATTCACACCCGCTTCGGCGATTTCCGCATGATTGCCTACCAGAGCGAAGTAAACGGCGGCGAAAGCCACGTGGCGCTGGTTCACGGTCCGCTATGTGAAGAGGTTGAAGCAGACGGCAAGGCCAAGCCTGTTCTGGTCCGCGTCCACACCCGCTGCACTGCGGGAGACGTCTTCACTGCAGATTGCCAGTGTCGCGAAATCCTCGATGAATCGATGCGCATGATTGCCGAAGCAGGCTGCGGAGCCATCGTCTACCTGCATAACACCAGCCGAGGCTTCGAGATCGACAAGACAGCCGAAACGAAGGAAACTCCGGCCAGGCTCCTGCTGCACTCTGATCTGAGAGCGATAGAAAAGGGCGGCACTCAAGAGGATCACCACCAGCGTACGGTTCGTGCCGTAGGCCTTGGAGGCCAGATCCTCAGCGATCTCGGCATCCACCGCATTCGCCTGCTATCCAACACCCCAATGCACATTCCTGCATTGGAAGGCTTTGGCCTGGAAATCGTAGAGCAAGTTCCAATTGCGCTCACCACTGCGACATCGACAGGTTCATAA
- a CDS encoding tetratricopeptide repeat protein, with protein MIKPQPNFSIADQLSQRGLDLLATGDASAAAQAFRDAIAADSTHIEAHHGLIRALCDAKQFEAAVAAALALTVLTPKDPLAHTSLSIALQQAGHIPEAEAAAGKARILEWKQQLAMPAETASTEDNSHG; from the coding sequence GTGATTAAGCCACAGCCCAATTTTTCCATCGCCGATCAGCTCTCGCAGCGAGGTTTGGACCTGCTCGCGACCGGGGACGCGTCTGCTGCCGCCCAAGCATTTCGAGATGCGATTGCTGCCGACTCAACACACATTGAAGCGCATCACGGCTTGATTCGCGCCCTGTGCGACGCAAAGCAGTTTGAAGCGGCCGTTGCGGCTGCACTTGCGCTTACGGTGCTGACTCCGAAAGACCCTCTCGCACATACGAGCCTTTCGATTGCACTGCAGCAGGCCGGGCATATTCCTGAGGCCGAGGCTGCTGCGGGAAAAGCACGCATTCTCGAATGGAAACAGCAACTGGCTATGCCCGCCGAAACAGCTTCTACGGAGGATAACTCCCATGGCTGA
- a CDS encoding DUF2164 domain-containing protein: MTAIEISKQARADAIASIQRYFQENLSEPIGDLPANLLLNFFLEEIGPVIYNRAVADAQTRMEERVADLPGELYTDAFQYWIKADNKRKLRR, translated from the coding sequence ATGACGGCTATCGAGATATCCAAGCAGGCGCGGGCGGACGCAATTGCTTCCATTCAACGCTACTTTCAAGAGAACCTTTCGGAACCGATCGGCGATCTGCCAGCAAACCTGCTGTTGAACTTCTTCCTGGAAGAGATCGGCCCAGTCATTTACAACCGCGCGGTTGCAGACGCACAGACACGGATGGAAGAGCGAGTGGCCGATCTTCCCGGCGAACTCTATACAGACGCATTCCAGTACTGGATCAAGGCTGACAACAAGCGGAAGCTCCGGCGCTAG
- a CDS encoding PepSY domain-containing protein produces MSRSHAVLRFLRKVHLYIGIFIAPALLFFAFTGAMQTFSLHETTQGSDYKPPAWIVTLGQLHKKQTTVIPVRKPKPAANEKPAAGPQGQKTSSAPVKSHLPMKIFFLLVSIGLFISTLTGVYMSYKYQHNKLLVTGLLLAGIVVPLVLLPF; encoded by the coding sequence ATGTCCCGATCGCACGCCGTTCTCCGATTTTTACGCAAAGTCCATCTTTACATTGGGATTTTCATTGCACCCGCGCTTCTGTTCTTTGCGTTCACAGGCGCAATGCAGACATTCAGCCTGCACGAAACCACCCAGGGCAGCGACTACAAACCGCCCGCATGGATCGTCACGTTGGGGCAGTTGCATAAGAAGCAGACGACGGTGATTCCTGTTCGAAAGCCAAAGCCCGCCGCGAATGAGAAACCAGCAGCCGGGCCGCAGGGACAGAAGACTTCTTCAGCGCCAGTAAAGAGCCACTTGCCGATGAAGATCTTCTTTCTGCTGGTCTCGATTGGGCTCTTTATCTCCACCCTGACCGGCGTATACATGAGCTACAAGTATCAGCACAACAAACTGCTGGTCACCGGCTTGTTGCTTGCGGGAATAGTTGTACCCCTCGTGCTGCTCCCTTTCTGA
- a CDS encoding alpha-L-fucosidase, producing the protein MNTRRDFFRFAAEGAALAMLPAGVIVAEEKREAAAPVRRGRPLLELQQKFIDMRFGMFVHFNMATFQDREWGDPTTPATMFNPTALDTDQWAAAAKSANMTWGCLTTRHHDGFCLWPTATKGTSVRQTTHKIDVVKAYVDSFRKAGLRVALYYSILSLRDDIRHFNITRDKVELVKAQLTELFTNYGEIDALIIDGWNAPWSRITYEEMPFSEIYEHIKSMQPDCLVSDLNASQFPAAGLYYTDLKAFEQNAGQKVPLQSDLPAFSCVTITEQWFWKQKDINGTLKPVKTVVDEWLIPLNRRHCNLILNAPPTREGKLAPNVVARLEEIGRAWKHSGPMEKVSEHVVITTPNLATGKPIHASSYPEGGGPDQANDASFRSSWNLDEGLTSGWLEVDLGKRQSFNVVALVEPIGEWDDYKESRIKSYKFQVWDGSDWKTLVEAGVPAAVAIHRVPRVMGSRIRLSFDASADTPHIADLGVYNEA; encoded by the coding sequence ATGAATACAAGGCGAGATTTTTTTCGATTTGCTGCCGAGGGTGCAGCCCTGGCGATGTTGCCTGCCGGTGTAATTGTTGCTGAAGAGAAGCGCGAGGCGGCTGCTCCAGTTCGCCGTGGACGGCCATTGCTTGAATTGCAGCAGAAGTTCATCGATATGCGCTTTGGCATGTTTGTGCATTTCAACATGGCTACGTTTCAAGACCGCGAGTGGGGCGATCCGACGACTCCGGCGACAATGTTCAATCCGACTGCGTTGGATACCGATCAGTGGGCCGCTGCGGCTAAGTCCGCCAACATGACGTGGGGCTGTCTCACGACCAGGCATCATGACGGTTTTTGCCTGTGGCCCACGGCTACCAAGGGCACGAGCGTTCGCCAGACAACACACAAGATTGATGTGGTCAAAGCCTACGTGGATTCGTTTCGCAAGGCTGGCTTGAGGGTTGCGTTGTATTACTCGATTCTCAGTCTGCGCGATGACATTCGCCACTTCAACATCACGCGCGATAAGGTCGAACTGGTGAAGGCTCAGTTGACCGAGCTCTTTACAAACTATGGAGAAATCGATGCGTTGATCATCGATGGATGGAACGCTCCGTGGAGCCGGATCACGTACGAAGAGATGCCCTTCTCCGAGATCTACGAACATATCAAATCGATGCAGCCAGACTGCCTGGTCTCCGACTTGAATGCCAGTCAGTTCCCTGCTGCTGGTTTGTATTACACAGACCTGAAAGCGTTTGAGCAGAATGCTGGGCAGAAGGTACCGTTGCAAAGCGATCTGCCTGCTTTCTCATGCGTGACGATTACGGAACAGTGGTTCTGGAAGCAGAAGGATATCAACGGTACTCTGAAGCCGGTGAAGACCGTCGTCGATGAATGGTTGATTCCACTGAACCGCCGGCACTGCAATCTGATTCTCAATGCTCCTCCAACGCGCGAGGGCAAGCTTGCGCCCAACGTCGTTGCGCGACTTGAGGAGATAGGCCGCGCGTGGAAGCACTCCGGGCCGATGGAGAAGGTCAGTGAACATGTCGTCATCACCACGCCCAATCTTGCGACAGGCAAACCAATTCATGCGAGTTCTTATCCTGAGGGCGGAGGGCCGGACCAGGCCAATGACGCGAGCTTCCGGTCAAGCTGGAATCTCGATGAAGGGCTAACTTCCGGATGGCTTGAAGTGGACCTCGGCAAGCGGCAGAGCTTCAACGTGGTCGCGCTGGTTGAGCCGATAGGAGAATGGGACGATTACAAGGAGAGCCGGATCAAGAGTTACAAATTTCAGGTGTGGGATGGCTCAGACTGGAAGACTCTTGTTGAGGCTGGTGTACCTGCCGCGGTAGCTATTCATCGGGTGCCGCGAGTTATGGGTTCGCGAATTCGACTAAGCTTTGATGCTAGCGCAGATACTCCTCATATTGCAGATCTGGGAGTTTATAACGAGGCTTAA
- a CDS encoding SprT-like domain-containing protein — MAEPVFDFMRDDGGEGIRIGASARLPVLVPKKIVPDIVSIFELEYRALRPRAPMPPFHIRFRRFVSLNTTIRLREGELHVSLSDLLEGAPESVLHAIAHILIAKIYKKPIDRAHNHRYKRFQYSEAVARQTEQIRHARGSKRFAGPEGRYYHLEEVFDTLNERFFGGMLGRPKLTWSEHHAKRLLGHYDAAHNTIVVSKVFDRPSSPRYAIEYLLYHEMLHLKHPVSVRGTRRCVHSAAFKADERMFPQLDLALAFLKRL, encoded by the coding sequence ATGGCTGAGCCTGTATTTGACTTCATGCGCGACGATGGCGGCGAGGGCATTCGTATTGGAGCTTCTGCTAGGCTGCCGGTACTGGTGCCTAAAAAGATAGTTCCGGATATTGTTTCCATCTTTGAGCTGGAGTATCGCGCACTGCGGCCGCGTGCGCCGATGCCTCCATTCCATATCCGCTTCCGCAGATTTGTTTCGTTGAACACAACGATTCGTTTGCGTGAGGGCGAGCTGCACGTGAGCCTCTCCGATCTGCTTGAGGGCGCGCCAGAGTCAGTGCTTCACGCCATTGCGCACATTCTCATCGCCAAGATTTACAAGAAACCGATCGACCGCGCTCACAACCATCGCTACAAAAGATTCCAGTACAGTGAGGCCGTTGCGCGGCAGACAGAGCAGATTCGTCATGCGCGTGGCAGCAAACGATTCGCTGGCCCGGAGGGTCGCTATTATCACCTCGAAGAGGTTTTCGATACGCTCAATGAACGCTTCTTTGGCGGCATGCTTGGGCGTCCAAAACTAACCTGGAGTGAGCATCATGCGAAGCGCCTGCTGGGCCATTACGATGCGGCTCACAACACTATCGTGGTGAGCAAAGTCTTTGATCGTCCTTCAAGTCCGCGCTATGCGATCGAATATCTGCTGTATCACGAGATGCTGCATTTGAAGCATCCAGTAAGTGTGCGCGGAACGCGGCGGTGCGTGCATAGTGCAGCATTCAAAGCGGATGAACGAATGTTTCCACAGTTGGATCTGGCACTGGCATTTTTAAAGAGGCTTTAG